In Oryza glaberrima chromosome 8, OglaRS2, whole genome shotgun sequence, the following are encoded in one genomic region:
- the LOC127781127 gene encoding uncharacterized protein LOC127781127, with protein sequence MRRVTILVLLIALLSVIAPLPLEALNVRGHLLKSKTFLSPAFFLHPGSVSNKFYYDVPFPRGHLALKSFNAEVVDENGVPVPLHETYLHHWVVEPYYALKNSDSADAQKLPKGIIARNSGVCKKTLGQYYGLGSETRHTATWVPDPYGIEIGNPENPPEGYEEKWLINVHAIDTRGAIDKLGCTECKCDLYNMTIDEYGRKLPKDYIGGLYCCYDETQCKVKEGFNGELRKLFLRYTVTWLDWSDAVVPVKIYIFDVTDTSPPDEKSGTACKVEYQVEECSPENRAKNECIDVKVTKEVIPRGGDIVFGVAHQHSGGIGASLHGQDGRLLCASIPSYGNGQEAGNEDNYIVGMSTCYPKPGSVKVSDGEVLTVVSNYSSDRQHTGVMGLLYILVAEQEQPAPKPALCFSFPVPWCLPTWLTSNL encoded by the exons ATGAGAAGGGTGACCATTCTTGTACTGCTCATTGCACTCTTATCTGTTATTGCTCCCCTTCCATTGGAAGCTCTCAATGTAAGAGGCCATCTACTGAAATCCAAGACGTTTCTGTCTCCGGCATTCTTCCTGCACCCTGGATCAGTTTCAAACAAGTTCTACTATGATGTCCCCTTCCCTAGAGGCCACCTTGCTCTCAAGAGCTTTAACGCTGAAGTCGTAGACGAGAATGGCGTCCCTGTTCCGCTCCATGAGACTTACCTGCATCACTGGGTTGTGGAACCATACTATGCTTTAAAGAACAGTGATAGCGCCGACGCACAAAAGCTACCCAAGGGGATCATTGCAAGGAACTCCGGTGTGTGCAAGAAAACATTAGGCCAGTACTACGGCCTTGGTTCTGAGACTCGCCACACCGCCACATGGGTACCTGATCCTTACGGCATAGAGATTGGTAATCCAGAGAACCCCCCTGAAGGATATGAGGAGAAATGGTTGATCAATGTGCATGCCATTGACACTAGGGGTGCGATCGACAAGCTAGGATGCACCGAGTGCAAGTGTGATCTTTACAACATGACGATCGATGAGTATGGGCGCAAACTCCCAAAGGACTACATTGGTGGTTTATATTGCTGCTATGATGAGACGCAGTGCAAGGTTAAGGAAGGTTTCAACGGTGAGCTACGGAAGCTGTTCTTGCGGTACACTGTGACGTGGCTTGACTGGAGTGATGCGGTTGTGCCAGTCAAGATTTACATATTTGATGTTACTGACACTTCTCCGCCTGATGAAAAATCCGGAACTGCCTGCAAG GTTGAGTACCAAGTTGAGGAATGCAGTCCAGAAAACCGGGCCAAGAATGAGTGCATTGATGTTAAAGTAACCAAAGAAGTAATACCCCGTGGAGGCGATATCGTGTTTGGTGTCGCGCACCAGCATTCAGGTGGAATTGGTGCCTCTTTACACGGTCAG GATGGACGTCTGCTTTGTGCATCGATTCCGAGCTATGGCAATGGGCAAGAGGCTGGCAATGAAGATAACTACATCGTCGGCATGTCAACATGCTACCCGAAGCCGGGATCTGTCAAGGTCAGTGATGGCGAGGTGCTGACCGTCGTCTCCAACTACAGCAGTGACCGCCAGCACACCGGCGTCATGGGCCTGCTCTACATCCTTGTTGCAGAGCAAGAACAGCCAGCTCCCAAGCCTGCTCTGTGCTTCAGCTTCCCGGTTCCAT GGTGCTTACCGACATGGCTGACGAGCAATCTCTGA
- the LOC127782590 gene encoding retinoblastoma-related protein 1 isoform X1, producing the protein MEGAAPPASSGSEVTGAGSGKVDSGGGAAMEERFADLCKSKLGLDESITRQAMQLFKESKSILLSSMSSLGSGSPEEIERFWSAFVLYCVSRLGKAGKGKEDGGISLCQILRAFSLNIVDFFKEMPQFCIKVGSVLAGLYGSDWEKRLELKELQANVVHLSLLSRYYKRAYQELFLLNDAKPPENSAEPNAQASDYYRFGWLLFLVLRIQTFSRFKDLVTSTNGLVSVLAVLIVHIPVRLRNFNIKESSSFAKKSDKGVNLIASLCEKYHTSEDELSKAIEKTNTLIVDILKKKPCPAASECQQDRLSFIDPEGLTYFKNLLEEGSLKLSLLMLEKEYENAINTKGELDERMFANDEDSLLGSGSLSGGAINLPGTKRKYDVMASPAKSITSPSPMSPPRFCASPTGNGYCSSKMAPITPVSTAMTTAKWLRSTISPLPSKPSGELLRFFSACDKDVTDDITRRAGIILGAIFTSSSFGERICTSVRSTNRIDAIWTEQRKMEALKLYYRVLESMCRAETQILSGNNLTSLLSNERFHRCMISCSAELVLATHKTVTMMFPAVLEKTGITAFDLSKVIESFVRHEDTLPRELKRHLNSLEERLLESMAWEKGSSMYNSLIVARPTLSAEINRLGLLAEPMPSLDAIAAHHNISLEGLPPLPFQKQEHSPDKDEVRSPKRACTERRNVLVDNNSFRSPVKDTLKSKLPPLQSAFLSPTRPNPAAGGELCAETGIGVFLSKIAKLAAIRIRGLCERLQLSQQVLERVYSLVQQIISQQTALFFNRHIDQIILCSIYGVAKISQLALTFKEIIFGYRKQSQCKPQVFRSVYVHWASRSRNGKTGEDHVDIITFYNEVFIPTVKPLLVELGSGTSPNKKNEEKCAADAGPYPESPRLSRFPNLPDMSPKKVSAAHNVYVSPLRTSKMDTLLSPSSKSYYACVGESTHAFQSPSKDLKVINNRLNSGKKVSGRLNFDVVSDLVVARSLSDQNSASAAATTADIATKTPVKLEQPDC; encoded by the exons ATGGAGGGTGCCGCGCCGCCAGCGAGCTCCGGGTCGGAGGTGACGGGTGCGGGCTCGGGGAAGGTGGactctggcggcggcgccgccatggagGAGCGGTTCGCCGATCTGTGCAAG AGCAAGCTTGGGCTGGACGAGAGCATAACGAGGCAGGCAATGCAGCTGTTCAAGGAGAGCAAGAGCATCCTCCTATCCAGCATGTCATCCTTGGGCAGTGGATCG CCTGAGGAGATCGAGAGGTTCTGGTCTGCTTTTGTTCTTTACTGTGTGTCAAGGCTTGGCAAAGCAGGCAAAGGGAAGGAAGATGGTGGCATCTCACTGTGCCAGATATTGAGGGCATTTAGTCTGAA CATCGTCGATTTCTTCAAGGAGATGCCACAGTTCTGCATAAAGGTTGGGTCTGTTCTGGCTGGTCTATATGGTTCAGATTGGGAGAAGAGGCTTGAG TTGAAGGAACTGCAAGCGAATGTCGTCCATTTAAGCCTGCTAAGCAG GTACTACAAGCGTGCCTACCAGGAGCTGTTCCTATTAAATGATGCCAAGCCACCAGAAAATTCTGCAGAACCAAATGCACAAGCCTCTGACTATTATCGCTTTGGATGGTTACTTTTCTTGGTGTTAAGAATCCAAACATTCAGCCGATTTAAGGATCTTGTTACATCCACAAATGGACTAGTTTCTGTGTTG GCCGTACTTATTGTTCACATTCCTGTGCGGCTAAGGAATTTCAATATCAAAGAGTCTTCTAGTTTTG CCAAGAAGTCAGACAAGGGAGTAAATCTTATTGCTTCCCTATGTGAAAAATACCATACATCAGAAGATGAGTTGAGTAAAGCAATCGAGAAGACAAATACTCTCATAGTGGATATTCTGAAGAAGAAACCATGTCCAGCTGCTTCAGAATGTCAGCAGGATAGGTTGTCTTTTATTGATCCAG AGGGCTTGACATATTTTAAGAATTTGCTCGAGGAAGGCTCATTGAAATTAAGTTTGCTAATGCTGGAAAAGGAATATGAGAATGCAATTAACACCAAGGGAGAATTAGATGAGCGCATGTTCGCAAACGATGAGGACAGCTTGCTTGGCAGTGGAAGTCTGTCAGGAGGTGCCATCAATTTACCAGGCACAAAG AGAAAGTACGATGTTATGGCCTCACCTGCAAAATCAATAACAAGTCCAAGTCCGATGTCTCCTCCACGGTTTTGTGCATCCCCTACTGGAAATGGCTACTGCAGCTCAAAAATGGCTCCTATCACCCCAGTGAGCACAGCCATGACAACAGCCAAGTGGCTTCGGAGCACAATCTCTCCCCTTCCTTCAAAACCTTCCGGGGAGTTACTGCGCTTCTTCTCAGCTTGTGATAAGGATGTGACAGATGACATTACACGCAGAGCCGGTATTATACTTGGAGCCATATTCACAAGCAGTTCTTTCGGCGAACGTATATGTACCAGCGTGCGAAGCACAAACAGGATTGATGCTATCTGGACAGAGCAAAGAAAAATGGAAGCACTTAAGCTATATTACAGGGTTCTGGAATCAATGTGCAGAGCAGAGACTCAGATCTTGAGTGGGAACAATCTTACATCGCTTCTGTCTAATGAGCGATTCCATCGGTGTATGATTTCTTGTTCTGCTGAGTTAGTGCTGGCCACTCACAAGACAGTCACAATGATGTTCCCAGCTGTGTTAGAGAAAACTGGCATAACAGCTTTTGACTTGAGCAAAGTCATAGAGAGTTTTGTTAGGCATGAGGATACACTTCCACGAGAGCTGAAACGTCATTTGAATTCACTTGAGGAACGGCTCCTGGAAAGCATGGCATGGGAGAAAGGCTCATCAATGTACAATTCTCTGATTGTTGCCAGGCCAACACTATCTGCAGAAATAAACAGGCTAGGTTTATTGGCTGAACCAATGCCATCACTTGATGCCATTGCGGCGCACCATAACATTTCACTCGAGGGGCTGCCACCTCTTCCCTTTCAAAAGCAAGAACATTCACCAG ACAAGGATGAAGTTAGATCTCCCAAAAGAGCATGCACTGAAAGGAGGAATGTGCTGGTGGACAACAATTCATTTAGATCACCAGTCAAGGATACCCTCAAATCAAAGTTGCCTCCTCTCCAATCAGCATTTTTAAG TCCAACAAGACCTAATCCTGCAGCAGGGGGAGAATTATGCGCAGAGACAGGAATAGGTGTATTTTTGAGCAAG ATAGCAAAGCTTGCAGCTATTAGAATCAGAGGTCTTTGTGAAAGACTGCAACTTTCTCAGCAAGTCTTGGAGCGAGTGTACTCCCTTGTGCAACAAATCATTAGCCAACAAACTGCTCTATTTTTCAATCGGCACATCGATCAGATTATACTATGCAGCATATATGGAGTTGCTAAG ATATCTCAATTGGCACTGACATTCAAGGAAATTATTTTCGGCTACAGAAAACAATCTCAGTGCAAGCCACAAGTTTTCCGTAGTGTTTATGTTCATTGGGCATCACGAAGCCGCAATGGG AAAACAGGGGAGGACCATGTTGACATTATCACTTTCTACAACGAAGTATTTATTCCTACTGTGAAACCTTTGCTGGTTGAGCTAGGGTCTGGTACTAGTCCAAACAAGAAGAATGAGGAAAAATGTGCTGCTGATG CAGGTCCATATCCAGAATCTCCTCGGCTATCTCGGTTTCCAAACCTTCCTGACATGTCTCCCAAGAAAGTTTCTGCTGCTCATAACGTATATGTTTCACCCTTACGCACATCAAAG ATGGATACTTTGCTTTCCCCAAGCTCCAAGAGCTATTACGCCTGTGTAGGGGAGAGTACTCATGCATTTCAGAGCCCCTCCAAGGACCTTAAGGTTATAAACAACCGCCTAAACAG TGGGAAGAAAGTCAGTGGAAGACTGAACTTTGATGTTGTCAGTGATCTGGTTGTTGCCAGAAGTCTCAGCGATCAAAATAgcgcatcagcagcagcaacaacagcagATATCGCCACAAAAACACCAGTGAAATTGGAGCAGCCAGACTGCTAG
- the LOC127782590 gene encoding retinoblastoma-related protein 1 isoform X2: MEGAAPPASSGSEVTGAGSGKVDSGGGAAMEERFADLCKSKLGLDESITRQAMQLFKESKSILLSSMSSLGSGSPEEIERFWSAFVLYCVSRLGKAGKGKEDGGISLCQILRAFSLNIVDFFKEMPQFCIKVGSVLAGLYGSDWEKRLELKELQANVVHLSLLSRYYKRAYQELFLLNDAKPPENSAEPNAQASDYYRFGWLLFLVLRIQTFSRFKDLVTSTNGLVSVLAVLIVHIPVRLRNFNIKESSSFAKKSDKGVNLIASLCEKYHTSEDELSKAIEKTNTLIVDILKKKPCPAASECQQDRLSFIDPEGLTYFKNLLEEGSLKLSLLMLEKEYENAINTKGELDERMFANDEDSLLGSGSLSGGAINLPGTKRKYDVMASPAKSITSPSPMSPPRFCASPTGNGYCSSKMAPITPVSTAMTTAKWLRSTISPLPSKPSGELLRFFSACDKDVTDDITRRAGIILGAIFTSSSFGERICTSVRSTNRIDAIWTEQRKMEALKLYYRVLESMCRAETQILSGNNLTSLLSNERFHRCMISCSAELVLATHKTVTMMFPAVLEKTGITAFDLSKVIESFVRHEDTLPRELKRHLNSLEERLLESMAWEKGSSMYNSLIVARPTLSAEINRLGLLAEPMPSLDAIAAHHNISLEGLPPLPFQKQEHSPDKDEVRSPKRACTERRNVLVDNNSFRSPVKDTLKSKLPPLQSAFLSPTRPNPAAGGELCAETGIGVFLSKIAKLAAIRIRGLCERLQLSQQVLERVYSLVQQIISQQTALFFNRHIDQIILCSIYGVAKISQLALTFKEIIFGYRKQSQCKPQVFRSVYVHWASRSRNGKTGEDHVDIITFYNEVFIPTVKPLLVELGSGTSPNKKNEEKCAADGPYPESPRLSRFPNLPDMSPKKVSAAHNVYVSPLRTSKMDTLLSPSSKSYYACVGESTHAFQSPSKDLKVINNRLNSGKKVSGRLNFDVVSDLVVARSLSDQNSASAAATTADIATKTPVKLEQPDC; encoded by the exons ATGGAGGGTGCCGCGCCGCCAGCGAGCTCCGGGTCGGAGGTGACGGGTGCGGGCTCGGGGAAGGTGGactctggcggcggcgccgccatggagGAGCGGTTCGCCGATCTGTGCAAG AGCAAGCTTGGGCTGGACGAGAGCATAACGAGGCAGGCAATGCAGCTGTTCAAGGAGAGCAAGAGCATCCTCCTATCCAGCATGTCATCCTTGGGCAGTGGATCG CCTGAGGAGATCGAGAGGTTCTGGTCTGCTTTTGTTCTTTACTGTGTGTCAAGGCTTGGCAAAGCAGGCAAAGGGAAGGAAGATGGTGGCATCTCACTGTGCCAGATATTGAGGGCATTTAGTCTGAA CATCGTCGATTTCTTCAAGGAGATGCCACAGTTCTGCATAAAGGTTGGGTCTGTTCTGGCTGGTCTATATGGTTCAGATTGGGAGAAGAGGCTTGAG TTGAAGGAACTGCAAGCGAATGTCGTCCATTTAAGCCTGCTAAGCAG GTACTACAAGCGTGCCTACCAGGAGCTGTTCCTATTAAATGATGCCAAGCCACCAGAAAATTCTGCAGAACCAAATGCACAAGCCTCTGACTATTATCGCTTTGGATGGTTACTTTTCTTGGTGTTAAGAATCCAAACATTCAGCCGATTTAAGGATCTTGTTACATCCACAAATGGACTAGTTTCTGTGTTG GCCGTACTTATTGTTCACATTCCTGTGCGGCTAAGGAATTTCAATATCAAAGAGTCTTCTAGTTTTG CCAAGAAGTCAGACAAGGGAGTAAATCTTATTGCTTCCCTATGTGAAAAATACCATACATCAGAAGATGAGTTGAGTAAAGCAATCGAGAAGACAAATACTCTCATAGTGGATATTCTGAAGAAGAAACCATGTCCAGCTGCTTCAGAATGTCAGCAGGATAGGTTGTCTTTTATTGATCCAG AGGGCTTGACATATTTTAAGAATTTGCTCGAGGAAGGCTCATTGAAATTAAGTTTGCTAATGCTGGAAAAGGAATATGAGAATGCAATTAACACCAAGGGAGAATTAGATGAGCGCATGTTCGCAAACGATGAGGACAGCTTGCTTGGCAGTGGAAGTCTGTCAGGAGGTGCCATCAATTTACCAGGCACAAAG AGAAAGTACGATGTTATGGCCTCACCTGCAAAATCAATAACAAGTCCAAGTCCGATGTCTCCTCCACGGTTTTGTGCATCCCCTACTGGAAATGGCTACTGCAGCTCAAAAATGGCTCCTATCACCCCAGTGAGCACAGCCATGACAACAGCCAAGTGGCTTCGGAGCACAATCTCTCCCCTTCCTTCAAAACCTTCCGGGGAGTTACTGCGCTTCTTCTCAGCTTGTGATAAGGATGTGACAGATGACATTACACGCAGAGCCGGTATTATACTTGGAGCCATATTCACAAGCAGTTCTTTCGGCGAACGTATATGTACCAGCGTGCGAAGCACAAACAGGATTGATGCTATCTGGACAGAGCAAAGAAAAATGGAAGCACTTAAGCTATATTACAGGGTTCTGGAATCAATGTGCAGAGCAGAGACTCAGATCTTGAGTGGGAACAATCTTACATCGCTTCTGTCTAATGAGCGATTCCATCGGTGTATGATTTCTTGTTCTGCTGAGTTAGTGCTGGCCACTCACAAGACAGTCACAATGATGTTCCCAGCTGTGTTAGAGAAAACTGGCATAACAGCTTTTGACTTGAGCAAAGTCATAGAGAGTTTTGTTAGGCATGAGGATACACTTCCACGAGAGCTGAAACGTCATTTGAATTCACTTGAGGAACGGCTCCTGGAAAGCATGGCATGGGAGAAAGGCTCATCAATGTACAATTCTCTGATTGTTGCCAGGCCAACACTATCTGCAGAAATAAACAGGCTAGGTTTATTGGCTGAACCAATGCCATCACTTGATGCCATTGCGGCGCACCATAACATTTCACTCGAGGGGCTGCCACCTCTTCCCTTTCAAAAGCAAGAACATTCACCAG ACAAGGATGAAGTTAGATCTCCCAAAAGAGCATGCACTGAAAGGAGGAATGTGCTGGTGGACAACAATTCATTTAGATCACCAGTCAAGGATACCCTCAAATCAAAGTTGCCTCCTCTCCAATCAGCATTTTTAAG TCCAACAAGACCTAATCCTGCAGCAGGGGGAGAATTATGCGCAGAGACAGGAATAGGTGTATTTTTGAGCAAG ATAGCAAAGCTTGCAGCTATTAGAATCAGAGGTCTTTGTGAAAGACTGCAACTTTCTCAGCAAGTCTTGGAGCGAGTGTACTCCCTTGTGCAACAAATCATTAGCCAACAAACTGCTCTATTTTTCAATCGGCACATCGATCAGATTATACTATGCAGCATATATGGAGTTGCTAAG ATATCTCAATTGGCACTGACATTCAAGGAAATTATTTTCGGCTACAGAAAACAATCTCAGTGCAAGCCACAAGTTTTCCGTAGTGTTTATGTTCATTGGGCATCACGAAGCCGCAATGGG AAAACAGGGGAGGACCATGTTGACATTATCACTTTCTACAACGAAGTATTTATTCCTACTGTGAAACCTTTGCTGGTTGAGCTAGGGTCTGGTACTAGTCCAAACAAGAAGAATGAGGAAAAATGTGCTGCTGATG GTCCATATCCAGAATCTCCTCGGCTATCTCGGTTTCCAAACCTTCCTGACATGTCTCCCAAGAAAGTTTCTGCTGCTCATAACGTATATGTTTCACCCTTACGCACATCAAAG ATGGATACTTTGCTTTCCCCAAGCTCCAAGAGCTATTACGCCTGTGTAGGGGAGAGTACTCATGCATTTCAGAGCCCCTCCAAGGACCTTAAGGTTATAAACAACCGCCTAAACAG TGGGAAGAAAGTCAGTGGAAGACTGAACTTTGATGTTGTCAGTGATCTGGTTGTTGCCAGAAGTCTCAGCGATCAAAATAgcgcatcagcagcagcaacaacagcagATATCGCCACAAAAACACCAGTGAAATTGGAGCAGCCAGACTGCTAG
- the LOC127782795 gene encoding DNA polymerase zeta processivity subunit produces the protein MDRKNQTPQGQIAQVIVDFLEVAVSCVVFLKGFYPSRAFERRRYMNVVVQKAVHPQLAGYIHSATSGLLPFIQKGLVERVVVIFYDKAHVPVEKFVFKLTVNQSYCSKVEEANLEFALRAFLIKLTVAEPLTRPLPSDGSWEITAYFQSLPPDGEKEAQLWIPTDTKQWMQPPQITPIKSMSCDPVKMQLYLEQPSPREPRDPPTEP, from the exons ATGGACAGGAAAAATCAAACTCCACAAG GTCAAATAGCACAAGTGATTGTGGATTTTCTAGAGGTAGCTGTCAGTTGTGTTGTCTTCCTCAAAGGCTTCTATCCTTCTC GTGCATTTGAGAGGAGAAGGTATATGAACGTAGTGGTCCAGAAAGCAGTGCACCCCCAACTTGCCGGTTATATCCACTCTGCTACTTCTGGCCTCCTCCCTTTCATTCAGAAG GGATTGGTTGAGAGGGTTGTAGTCATCTTCTACGACAAAGCGCATGTGCCAGTTGAGAAGTTTGTGTTCAAGCTTACAGTTAACCAATCTTATTGCTCCAAGGTAGAGGAGGCCAACCTGGAATTCGCTCTGCGAGCTTTCTTGATCAAACTGACTGTTGCTGAACCCCTTACTAGACCCCTTCCATCAG ATGGCAGCTGGGAGATCACTGCATACTTCCAATCCCTCCCTCCAGATGGTGAGAAGGAAGCTCAGCTGTGGATCCCTACAGACACCAAGCAGTGGATGCAGCCTCCGCAGATAACCCCAATCAAGTCCATGAGCTGTGATCCTGTGAAGATGCAGCTTTACCTGGAACAACCTAGCCCCAGAGAACCCAGGGATCCACCAACTGAACCCTGA